The genomic stretch CGCGGCGTGGCGGGCCTTTCGGCCGGCATTGCCCGCGTGCTGATCTTCATCGTCCTCGTGGTGATCCTGATTTCCCTGATCACCGGCATATTGATCGTCGCGTGAGAGCGCGCCTACGCCCCCCAATAGCTCGCGGGGGCGTAGAGCCTGGCCAGGAAATCGATGAACAGCCGCACTTTCTCCGGCAGGAAGTTGCGGCTCGGATAGACCGCGAACAGCCCGACATCGCCCGGGCTCTCATACTGCCGCAGCACCTGCACCAGCCTGCCGCTCGCGATCTCCGGCCCGATATCCCAGGTCGAGCGCAGCG from Martelella sp. AD-3 encodes the following:
- a CDS encoding DUF1328 family protein, with product MLEWILILLIIAAVASLLGFRGVAGLSAGIARVLIFIVLVVILISLITGILIVA